In the genome of Nonomuraea sp. NBC_00507, the window CGTTGGGCGGGCAGCAGGCGGTGCCGTACCACTCCTGGCGGCCGCGGGCGGGCGTGCGCAGGTCGTCGGGGTCGGCGCCGGCGCGCACGCGCAGCGGGTTGGTGTAGAAGAACAGGGTCCCGTCGCCGGACACGCCGGAGAGGATCGCGTTGAACAGGGTCCGCTCGATCAGGTCGGCGTAGGCGGGGTCGCCGGTGGCCAGGAGCATGCGCCACGACCATTGGAGGCTGCCGATGGCCGCGCAGGTCTCGGCGTAGGCGGTGTCGGGCGCGAGCTCGTCGAGCCCGCCGAACGCCTCGCCGTACCAGAGGGAACCCAGCCCGCCGGTGAGGTAGGTCTTGTGGGCGACCATGCTGCGCCACTGCCGTTCGAGGGCGGCGAGCAGCCTGGTGTCGCCGGTTTCGACGGCGACGTCGGCGGCGCCCGCGGCCAGGTACATGGCGCGGACGGCGTGGCCCTCGACGGTGTCGGCGTCGAGCAGCGGCACCCCGTCCTGGCGCCAGCCGGGGCCGTGGTGGCCCTTGAGGGTGATCGTGGCGTGGCCGCGCTCGCGCACGTGCCGGGCGGCCAGGTCGAGGTGGCGGCGCTCGCCGGTCTGGCGGTAGAGCTCGACCAGGCCCATCTCGACGACCGGGTGGCCGTCCAGGCCGTGCGGCGTCTGAGCCAGGTGGTCGGCGAAGCGGGTGGCGACCTTCAGCAGCCCTTCCTCGCCCGCGGCCCGGCTGCCGGCGACGGCGGCCTGCATGAGGTGGCCCGCGCAATAGAGCTCGTGGTTGGAGGCCATGTCGGCGTAGCGGTCGCGCACGGCGGTGTTGAGGTAGCCGTCGGGGTGCTGCGCGCCGGCGACGAGCGCCACGGTGTCCGGCTCCCGGCCGCCCGACCAGTGGACCGCCTCCAGCCACTTGTAGACGTCGGAGTCGGCGAACACCTTGCCGCGATGGGCCGCGCCGGGGCGGAAGTTGCCGAACGCGCCGGACTCCTCGAGCCGTTCCCGGCCCAGCGGGATGGTGATCTCCTGGTTGATCCACCGCCGTTCGCCCCAGAAGCCGCCGCCGATGCTCCCGCGCGCCGGGCGGAGCGCCGTGGCCGCCCGCGGTTCCACCACC includes:
- a CDS encoding glycoside hydrolase family 127 protein, giving the protein MTAFSVVEPRAATALRPARGSIGGGFWGERRWINQEITIPLGRERLEESGAFGNFRPGAAHRGKVFADSDVYKWLEAVHWSGGREPDTVALVAGAQHPDGYLNTAVRDRYADMASNHELYCAGHLMQAAVAGSRAAGEEGLLKVATRFADHLAQTPHGLDGHPVVEMGLVELYRQTGERRHLDLAARHVRERGHATITLKGHHGPGWRQDGVPLLDADTVEGHAVRAMYLAAGAADVAVETGDTRLLAALERQWRSMVAHKTYLTGGLGSLWYGEAFGGLDELAPDTAYAETCAAIGSLQWSWRMLLATGDPAYADLIERTLFNAILSGVSGDGTLFFYTNPLRVRAGADPDDLRTPARGRQEWYGTACCPPNVMRTLASLGHYLATQDADGIQLHQYATGSVQAGGLHADVETDYPWSGRVEVTVRETPDRPWTLSARIPAWAANAGVDGDPAAPGAYHRIRRHWRPGDRIVLDLDVRPRLTAAVPRLDVARGEVAVERGPLVYCLEQADHPGVSVDDLCVAASDLRDGPAGTVTAPGRRHVHGDEGGWPYRTATAPREAEHGDPVELTFVPYHTWANRGAGPMRVWTPMHC